One Rhizobium sp. NRK18 genomic window carries:
- a CDS encoding ATP-binding cassette domain-containing protein: protein MNSQAPLLEVRNLSRHFGAVKALQECSMMVRAGEVVALAGDNGAGKTTMIKALSGVYPPTSGEIFIEGKPVEFSSPQEARMKGIETIYQDLALADNLSIGANIFLGREPMTKRFGFLPVLDRKAMADAARETMAKLDFHVKRLDAPVSNFSGGQRQAVAIGRAVYWNAKILIMDEPTAALGVPEQRKVISLIKALKAQGRGVIFISHNLQDIFAVSDRIVVLRRGVVAGERAISETDHSEVVKLMIGG from the coding sequence GGAAGTCCGCAATCTTTCGCGCCATTTCGGCGCGGTGAAGGCCCTGCAGGAATGCTCGATGATGGTCCGGGCCGGGGAGGTCGTGGCGCTGGCCGGCGACAACGGTGCGGGCAAGACGACCATGATCAAGGCACTGTCCGGCGTCTATCCGCCAACCTCCGGCGAGATCTTCATCGAGGGCAAGCCGGTCGAATTCTCTTCTCCGCAGGAAGCGCGCATGAAGGGGATCGAGACGATCTACCAGGATCTGGCGCTCGCAGATAACCTGTCGATCGGCGCCAACATCTTCCTAGGGCGCGAGCCGATGACCAAACGCTTCGGCTTTCTGCCGGTGCTTGACCGCAAGGCGATGGCGGATGCGGCGCGCGAGACGATGGCGAAGCTCGATTTCCATGTGAAGCGCCTGGATGCGCCGGTGTCGAACTTCTCCGGCGGCCAGCGTCAGGCGGTGGCGATCGGCCGTGCGGTCTACTGGAACGCCAAGATCCTGATCATGGACGAGCCGACGGCCGCCCTCGGCGTGCCTGAGCAGCGCAAGGTGATCTCCCTCATCAAGGCCCTGAAGGCACAGGGCAGGGGCGTGATCTTCATCTCGCACAATCTCCAGGACATCTTCGCCGTGTCCGACCGCATTGTCGTCCTGCGCCGCGGCGTGGTGGCCGGCGAAAGGGCGATTTCGGAGACGGATCACTCGGAAGTGGTCAAGCTTATGATCGGCGGCTGA
- a CDS encoding LysR family transcriptional regulator, protein MARSEINRTSEMEVFVCVVEHGGFSAAARACRMTPSAVSKLISRLEARLGARLVNRSTRAFQLTPEGCTFYERVTRILADIMDAERNAGAGEQPVGRIRLNTSKSYAAHILAPILPEFLDRYPGVTVDLVETDMVIDLLAERTDVAVRAGPLKSSSLVARKLGDTAMSVVAAPSYLARFGEPVTLEDLEQHNRLGFGYARAVDGWPMKTEEGTAIVPAVGRVQASDGEGLRRLALNGVGLGRLAAFTVREDIAAGRLVPVLEHLNPGDREAFHAIHIGQGGPLPSRVRALLDFLAERGRIS, encoded by the coding sequence ATGGCTCGCTCCGAGATCAACCGGACCAGTGAGATGGAAGTCTTCGTCTGCGTCGTGGAACACGGAGGCTTTTCGGCTGCCGCGCGCGCTTGCCGCATGACGCCTTCCGCCGTCAGCAAGCTGATCAGCCGGCTCGAGGCGCGGCTCGGCGCGCGCCTGGTCAACCGCTCCACACGGGCCTTCCAACTGACGCCGGAGGGTTGCACGTTTTATGAACGCGTCACCCGCATTCTGGCGGATATCATGGATGCTGAACGCAACGCTGGAGCCGGCGAGCAGCCGGTGGGACGCATCCGGCTCAATACCAGCAAGTCATATGCCGCCCACATCCTCGCGCCGATCCTGCCGGAATTTCTGGACCGCTATCCGGGAGTCACGGTCGATCTCGTCGAAACCGATATGGTGATCGATCTATTGGCCGAGCGGACCGATGTGGCGGTGCGTGCCGGTCCTCTCAAGAGTTCCAGCCTTGTTGCCCGCAAGCTCGGCGACACGGCGATGAGCGTGGTTGCCGCGCCATCCTATCTCGCCCGGTTCGGCGAGCCGGTGACGCTGGAAGATCTCGAGCAGCACAACCGTCTCGGCTTCGGCTATGCCCGCGCCGTCGACGGCTGGCCGATGAAGACGGAAGAGGGGACGGCGATCGTGCCCGCCGTCGGGCGCGTTCAGGCGAGCGACGGGGAGGGATTGCGCCGGCTGGCACTGAACGGCGTCGGCCTGGGGCGCCTCGCCGCGTTCACCGTCCGTGAGGATATCGCCGCCGGTCGTCTTGTGCCGGTTCTCGAACACCTGAACCCCGGTGATCGCGAGGCCTTCCATGCCATCCACATCGGCCAGGGAGGACCTCTGCCGTCCCGGGTGCGCGCTCTGCTCGACTTTCTGGCCGAGCGTGGACGGATTTCATGA
- a CDS encoding aldo/keto reductase has product MDYRFLGRSGLKVPVLSLGAGTFGGTGPLFGAWGTTDVEEARRLIDICLEAGVTLFDTADVYSNGASEDVLGAALKGRRDSVLISTKASLPMGDGPNDAGSSRFRLIRAVEDALKRLDTDYIDLLQLHAFDAHTPVEEVLSTLDTLVRAGKIRYVGVSNFSGWQIMKALAVADRYGWPRYVANQVYYSLIGRDYEWDLMPLGADQGLGALVWSPLGWGRLTGKIRRGTPVPDGSRLHETASFGPPVEDERLYRVVDALDEVAEETGKTVPQVALNWLTTRPTVSSVIIGARNEEQLGQNLGAVGWALSPEQIAKLDEASAVTAPYPHFPYRRQEGFARLNPPIVD; this is encoded by the coding sequence ATGGACTATCGCTTTCTCGGCCGTTCGGGCCTCAAGGTTCCCGTTTTGAGTTTGGGTGCCGGCACCTTCGGCGGAACGGGCCCTCTGTTCGGCGCCTGGGGGACCACGGATGTCGAGGAGGCGCGTCGTTTGATCGATATCTGCCTGGAAGCCGGCGTCACATTGTTCGACACCGCCGATGTCTATTCAAACGGCGCATCGGAAGACGTGCTCGGCGCAGCACTGAAAGGAAGGCGGGACAGCGTGCTGATCTCGACCAAGGCCAGCCTGCCGATGGGCGACGGGCCGAATGATGCAGGCTCGTCGCGTTTCCGCCTGATCCGCGCCGTCGAAGATGCGCTGAAACGTCTGGACACCGACTATATAGACCTTCTTCAACTGCACGCCTTCGACGCCCACACACCGGTCGAGGAGGTTCTCTCCACCCTCGATACGCTCGTGCGGGCCGGCAAGATCCGCTATGTCGGCGTGTCGAACTTCTCCGGTTGGCAAATCATGAAGGCCTTGGCGGTCGCCGATCGCTACGGCTGGCCGCGCTATGTCGCCAACCAGGTCTATTACTCGCTGATCGGCCGCGACTATGAATGGGACCTGATGCCTTTGGGGGCCGATCAGGGACTGGGTGCGCTGGTCTGGTCGCCGCTCGGCTGGGGCCGGCTCACCGGCAAGATCCGGCGCGGTACGCCGGTGCCCGATGGCAGCCGCCTGCACGAGACGGCAAGCTTCGGCCCTCCCGTCGAAGACGAGCGTCTGTACCGCGTCGTTGACGCCCTTGACGAGGTGGCCGAGGAAACAGGCAAGACCGTGCCGCAGGTCGCGCTCAACTGGCTCACCACCCGACCCACCGTTTCCTCCGTCATCATCGGCGCGCGCAATGAAGAGCAGCTTGGCCAGAACCTCGGCGCTGTCGGCTGGGCATTGTCACCCGAGCAGATCGCGAAGCTCGATGAAGCAAGTGCGGTCACCGCGCCCTACCCGCATTTTCCCTATCGTCGTCAGGAGGGCTTCGCGCGTCTCAATCCGCCGATTGTCGATTAG
- a CDS encoding ATP-binding cassette domain-containing protein, with product MNENTSHSQNGAVPLVEMRNISIAFGGIHAVENASVDLFPGEVVALLGHNGAGKSTLIKILSGAYKRDAGDILINGEQVEIRNPRDAKAYGIETIYQTLAVADNVDAAANLFLGREILTKWGTLDDAAMEAEAREVMGRLNPNFKRFKEPVKALSGGQRQSVAIARAILFNARILIMDEPTAALGPQETAQVGELIKQLKKEGIGIFLISHDIHDVFDLADRVTVMKNGQVVGHARTEDVTKDEVLGMIILGKCPPKAIPGPGAMAEAG from the coding sequence ATGAACGAGAACACAAGCCATTCTCAAAACGGTGCCGTTCCGCTGGTCGAAATGCGCAACATCTCGATCGCATTCGGCGGCATCCACGCCGTGGAGAACGCATCGGTCGACCTCTTCCCCGGCGAAGTGGTTGCCCTGCTCGGCCACAACGGCGCCGGCAAATCGACGCTGATCAAGATCCTCTCGGGCGCCTACAAGCGCGACGCCGGCGATATCCTGATCAACGGCGAACAGGTCGAAATCCGCAATCCGCGTGACGCCAAGGCCTACGGCATCGAGACGATCTACCAGACGCTCGCCGTCGCCGACAATGTCGACGCCGCCGCCAACCTGTTCCTCGGCCGCGAGATCCTGACGAAGTGGGGCACGCTCGACGATGCCGCCATGGAGGCGGAAGCGCGCGAGGTGATGGGACGCCTGAACCCCAACTTCAAGCGTTTCAAGGAGCCGGTGAAGGCACTGTCTGGCGGCCAGCGCCAGTCGGTGGCGATCGCCCGCGCCATCCTCTTCAACGCCCGCATCCTGATCATGGACGAGCCGACCGCAGCCCTCGGGCCGCAGGAAACCGCGCAGGTCGGCGAACTCATCAAGCAGTTGAAGAAGGAAGGCATCGGCATCTTCCTGATCAGCCACGACATCCACGACGTCTTCGACCTCGCGGACCGCGTGACGGTGATGAAGAACGGCCAGGTCGTCGGCCATGCCCGCACCGAAGACGTGACCAAGGACGAAGTCCTCGGCATGATCATCCTCGGCAAATGCCCGCCCAAGGCCATCCCCGGCCCCGGCGCCATGGCCGAAGCCGGCTGA
- a CDS encoding sugar ABC transporter permease: protein MVNKPHSASPGPGQVKEGPVTTFLRATEIDARMLGMIGALLLIWVGFHVYGMIFNGYGAFLTFRNLWNLSVQTSSIAVMATGMVLIIVTRHIDLSVGSMLGVTAMITGVVQVWLLPPVLGFGDPAIWILAVITALVVGTLIGAFQGILIAYLQIPAFIVTLGGLMVWRGAAWWVARGETISPVDANFALIGGGPYGSIGVTASWIVAALGCVAIAFSLHAARRQRTRFGFPLRPMWAEVFIGTCGSLMLLGAAYVANNYPWPRGIVKQYAAAHNITVPPEGLDIGHGFAIPVLIAAAVMVGMTFLANRTRFGRYVFAIGGNPEAAELAGINTRRVTVMVFALMGTLVGISAIIASARLNSATADLGKLDELYVIAAAVIGGTSLAGGSGTIWGAVLGALVMQSLQSGMVLIGFDSAMQQVVVGMVLVVAVWIDTIYRRRIK, encoded by the coding sequence ATCGTGAACAAACCTCATTCCGCTTCGCCCGGTCCGGGGCAAGTCAAAGAAGGGCCGGTCACCACCTTCCTTCGGGCGACGGAGATCGACGCGCGCATGCTCGGCATGATCGGCGCCCTTCTTCTCATTTGGGTCGGTTTTCATGTGTACGGGATGATCTTCAACGGCTACGGCGCGTTCCTGACCTTCCGCAACCTGTGGAACCTGTCGGTCCAGACCTCGTCCATCGCCGTCATGGCCACCGGCATGGTGCTGATCATCGTCACCCGCCACATCGACCTGTCGGTCGGCTCCATGCTCGGCGTGACCGCCATGATCACCGGCGTGGTCCAGGTATGGCTGTTGCCGCCGGTCCTCGGCTTCGGTGACCCCGCCATCTGGATTCTCGCGGTCATCACCGCGCTCGTCGTCGGCACGCTGATCGGCGCCTTCCAGGGCATCCTGATCGCCTACCTGCAGATCCCAGCCTTCATCGTCACGCTCGGCGGCCTGATGGTCTGGCGCGGCGCGGCATGGTGGGTGGCGCGCGGTGAGACGATCTCGCCGGTCGACGCCAACTTCGCCCTCATCGGCGGCGGCCCCTATGGCTCCATCGGTGTCACGGCCAGCTGGATCGTCGCGGCGCTCGGCTGCGTTGCCATCGCCTTTTCTCTCCATGCAGCACGCCGCCAGCGCACCCGCTTCGGCTTCCCGCTGCGTCCGATGTGGGCGGAAGTCTTCATCGGCACCTGTGGCTCGCTGATGCTGCTCGGCGCTGCCTATGTCGCCAACAACTACCCCTGGCCGCGCGGCATCGTCAAACAATACGCCGCCGCCCACAACATCACCGTGCCGCCGGAAGGCCTCGACATCGGCCATGGCTTCGCCATTCCGGTGCTGATTGCCGCGGCCGTCATGGTCGGCATGACCTTCCTGGCCAACCGCACCCGCTTCGGCCGCTATGTCTTCGCCATCGGCGGCAATCCGGAAGCGGCAGAACTCGCCGGCATCAACACCCGCCGCGTCACCGTCATGGTCTTCGCGCTGATGGGCACGCTGGTCGGCATTTCCGCCATCATCGCCTCGGCCCGCCTCAACTCGGCGACCGCCGACCTCGGCAAGCTCGACGAACTCTACGTCATCGCCGCGGCCGTCATCGGCGGCACGTCGCTGGCCGGCGGCTCGGGCACCATATGGGGCGCCGTCCTCGGCGCACTGGTCATGCAGTCGCTGCAGTCGGGCATGGTGCTGATCGGCTTCGACAGCGCCATGCAGCAGGTGGTCGTCGGCATGGTGCTCGTCGTAGCGGTCTGGATCGACACGATCTACCGCCGGCGTATCAAGTAA
- a CDS encoding oxidoreductase, translated as MKTWFITGANRGLGLEIARVALEAGDSVTATARDPKQIDKLLEGFAGRLHTLPLDVTDRAAVDEAVNAAKERFGRIDVLVNNAGYGQLGAFEEISSETVSRQFATNVFGVFDVTRAVLPVMRAQRSGHVISISSIAGMQGFEGSSIYCATKHAVSGWSEGLAREVAPFGIKVTCVYPGRFRTDFLDSSSVRYGDFAIDDYAAASARHRQALDADNHQQIGDPRKFAAAMLALANADNPPVWLPTGSDAYAVFDNKSAALAESLEHWKDLVLSTDF; from the coding sequence ATGAAAACCTGGTTCATTACCGGGGCCAATCGTGGTCTCGGCCTGGAAATCGCACGCGTAGCACTTGAGGCAGGCGACTCTGTCACTGCCACGGCGCGCGACCCAAAACAGATCGATAAGCTCTTGGAAGGCTTTGCTGGCAGGCTCCATACGCTTCCTCTCGATGTTACCGATCGGGCGGCGGTCGATGAAGCCGTCAATGCGGCGAAGGAGCGGTTCGGACGGATCGACGTTCTCGTCAACAATGCGGGCTATGGCCAACTTGGTGCCTTCGAAGAGATCTCCTCGGAAACCGTGTCGCGGCAGTTCGCCACTAACGTCTTCGGCGTGTTTGATGTCACGCGCGCCGTTCTTCCGGTCATGCGGGCTCAGCGCTCCGGCCACGTCATCTCGATATCGTCCATTGCGGGCATGCAGGGCTTTGAAGGCTCTTCAATCTATTGCGCCACCAAACATGCCGTATCCGGCTGGTCGGAAGGGCTCGCCCGCGAAGTGGCGCCTTTCGGCATCAAGGTGACCTGCGTCTATCCCGGCCGCTTCCGCACTGACTTTCTCGACAGCAGTTCGGTGCGCTACGGCGATTTTGCGATCGATGACTATGCAGCGGCCTCCGCCCGACATCGGCAGGCGCTTGATGCTGACAACCACCAACAGATCGGCGACCCTCGAAAATTCGCCGCAGCCATGTTGGCGCTGGCCAATGCGGATAATCCCCCCGTGTGGCTTCCGACAGGCTCGGATGCCTACGCGGTTTTCGACAATAAATCCGCAGCGCTTGCCGAAAGTCTCGAACACTGGAAGGATCTGGTGTTGTCAACGGACTTTTAG
- a CDS encoding AraC family transcriptional regulator → MAIDEMKFARGRMRECVEKRLPHEGSLDTAIPGLSLHRRACPMSPVSSLYEPSFAFIVTGAKRVILGDETYLYDQDHFLLTAVGLPTIVQVLEASLTAPYVSFKLDIDLDLARELIAEVDQLGGVTEGRGSGIAIGPVTPQLAGAALRLLELLDRPAEIPIMARSIQREILYRVMTGPVGSRLRHSVQVGSQTNRVSTAIRWLQEHYDQPIRIETLADIAGMGESTLHHHFRALTAMSPLQYQKHLRLHEARRIMIADRVDAGSAALRVGYESVTQFNREYRRLFGAPPKTDVRTILQAAV, encoded by the coding sequence ATGGCAATAGACGAGATGAAATTCGCGCGTGGTCGGATGCGCGAATGCGTCGAAAAGCGCCTTCCGCACGAAGGGTCCCTCGATACTGCCATTCCCGGCCTCTCTTTGCATCGGCGCGCATGCCCGATGTCGCCCGTCTCCTCGCTCTATGAGCCGTCCTTCGCGTTCATCGTCACCGGTGCAAAGCGCGTGATTCTGGGCGATGAGACCTATCTCTACGATCAGGACCATTTTCTGCTGACAGCAGTTGGCCTGCCGACCATTGTTCAGGTGCTCGAGGCAAGCCTTACGGCTCCTTATGTGTCGTTCAAACTGGACATTGACCTCGACCTCGCGCGCGAGCTGATTGCCGAGGTCGATCAGCTCGGAGGGGTCACAGAAGGGCGGGGATCGGGAATCGCCATCGGGCCTGTGACGCCGCAATTGGCGGGAGCCGCCTTGCGCCTGCTCGAGCTTCTGGATCGCCCCGCTGAGATTCCCATAATGGCGAGGTCCATTCAGAGAGAAATTCTCTACCGGGTCATGACCGGGCCGGTCGGCAGCCGGTTGCGCCATTCGGTTCAGGTCGGTTCGCAAACGAATCGGGTTTCGACTGCGATCCGTTGGCTGCAGGAGCACTACGACCAGCCCATCCGCATCGAGACCCTGGCGGATATTGCGGGCATGGGCGAATCCACTCTGCATCATCATTTCCGCGCTCTGACGGCCATGAGCCCGCTGCAATACCAGAAGCATCTGCGCCTTCATGAAGCGCGCAGGATCATGATTGCTGATCGTGTCGACGCGGGCAGCGCAGCCCTTCGTGTCGGTTATGAAAGCGTCACGCAGTTCAATCGCGAGTACCGAAGACTCTTTGGGGCGCCACCAAAGACCGACGTACGCACGATTCTCCAAGCTGCCGTCTAG
- a CDS encoding substrate-binding domain-containing protein, producing the protein MKKLTAALAGAVFTMAIAGPVLAEGKTVAVSWKIFQEERWKRDEGVIKKIVEDAGDKYISADAQGSAAKQLTDIESLISQGADVLLIVPWDSEAIMPAVQKAKDEGIPMIAYDVQIEDPSVLYMTFDNVGVGRLMTQEVLKVKDKGNFAIIKGDQGDPNATFLYNGMMEVLKPKIDSGDIKVVGEASSDGWKPENAQKNMEQILTAADNKVDAVLSENDGMAGGVVAALAAQGLAGTVPVSGQDGDFAAINRVALGTQTVSIWKDSRALGKAAAEAALMLADGKEMTDVPNVSKFNQGAKGVEMNSVLLTPTPVTKDNINVVIDAGWIDKATACAGVPAGKVAACD; encoded by the coding sequence ATGAAGAAGTTGACTGCCGCGCTTGCGGGCGCAGTATTTACCATGGCTATCGCTGGCCCGGTTCTGGCCGAAGGCAAGACGGTCGCCGTTTCCTGGAAGATCTTCCAGGAAGAGCGCTGGAAGCGCGACGAAGGCGTCATCAAGAAGATCGTCGAAGACGCCGGCGACAAGTACATTTCCGCCGACGCCCAGGGCTCTGCCGCCAAGCAGCTGACCGACATCGAATCGCTGATTTCGCAGGGTGCCGACGTGCTCCTGATCGTTCCGTGGGACTCGGAAGCCATCATGCCGGCCGTTCAGAAGGCCAAGGATGAAGGCATTCCGATGATTGCCTACGACGTTCAGATCGAAGATCCGAGCGTTCTCTACATGACCTTCGACAACGTCGGCGTCGGCCGCCTGATGACCCAGGAAGTTCTCAAGGTGAAGGACAAGGGCAACTTTGCCATCATCAAGGGCGACCAGGGCGATCCGAACGCGACCTTCCTCTACAACGGCATGATGGAAGTGCTGAAGCCGAAGATCGACTCCGGCGACATCAAGGTCGTTGGCGAAGCCTCTTCGGACGGCTGGAAGCCGGAAAATGCGCAGAAGAACATGGAACAGATCCTGACCGCCGCCGACAACAAGGTCGACGCCGTTCTGTCTGAAAACGACGGCATGGCCGGCGGTGTGGTTGCTGCCCTCGCCGCCCAGGGTCTCGCCGGTACTGTTCCGGTCTCCGGTCAGGACGGCGACTTCGCCGCCATCAACCGCGTGGCTCTCGGCACCCAGACCGTTTCGATCTGGAAGGACTCCCGCGCCCTCGGCAAGGCTGCCGCTGAAGCAGCCCTGATGCTCGCCGACGGCAAGGAAATGACCGACGTGCCGAACGTCTCCAAGTTCAACCAGGGCGCCAAGGGCGTCGAGATGAACTCGGTTCTGCTGACGCCGACCCCGGTCACCAAGGACAACATCAACGTTGTCATCGATGCCGGCTGGATCGACAAGGCAACCGCCTGCGCCGGCGTACCGGCTGGCAAGGTCGCAGCCTGCGACTAA